The sequence caaaccaaaccaaaaacacGAAACCCTCAAACATGGACCCTTTTTCCCTTCACGTGCCCGGGTTTGTTAACCTCTTAGCTTCGCAGAGCAGTCCACCAATAGACGTTGACTCTGCTGAGGCTGCTGTTAACTCTCCCGGGTTAGTTAAACCAGCGGAAAGGAGAAAGTGGTCAACCAAAGAAGACCTTGTGCTGATcagtgcttggttgaacacCAGCAAAGATCCGATAGTGAGTAATGAACAGAAGTTAGGGGCTTTTTTGGAAGAGAATAGAGGCGTATTTCAATTCTAGTCCTCAGCTCATTGGCTCCCTTCCTCGAGAGTGGGGTcaatgtaagcagaggtggggaaggGTGAATGAAGAGGTCTGCAGGTTTGTGGGTTGCCATGAAACCGCTCTGAAGGAGCAAGCGAGTGGGCAAAGTAAAAATGATGTCATGAAGACTGCGCATGACATCTATTTCAATGACTCAATGTCAAGTTCACGCTTGAACATTGCTGGAGGGAACTTCGGTTTGATCAGAAGTGGAGGTCACACTCTCAGCCGAAGGAGAAAATGAAGGAAGCTGGTGCGGAGGCGGTGCCTGAGGAGGAAGAGGTTAGGCCTCCTGGTGTTAAGGCTAGCAAAGCTGCTAAACGCAAGAAGCCAAATGAAGCAGCTTATGATCATATACATAGCATCCTAGCTGAGAAAAATACCATTTCCAGACAAAAGATCCTTGATCGTTTGTTAGCCAAAAACATATACACACTTTCTGATAATGAAGTGGCTCTCAAGAATAAACTCATCTCTGAAATGCTTTGATGTCTATTGTGTATGAACTTGTTTGCCTTGATGTGTAGTTGATGTGTAGTTGATGTGTATTTCCTTGCTTTGCTTTACTGATTATGGTATCTTTTCTtttgcaggtcacgggttggAGGTGACAGTgttgcaggtcacgggttggAAGTTCAGGTAGTTGTTTGCGGTTTAATCACGGGAAAGTGtaggttttgtttctttctacACTGCAGGTCACTCATGTACTATGTCTCTCTATGTATTATGTTTTTCTTGTAACTCTGAACTTGATTCACGGATGTACTAAACCAGATCACGGATGTACTATGtcaaaatatgtattatactCTATGTCTCTCTATATAAACGATGTCTCTACTCTCTGCTTTATAATCAAAGTTATCTTCCATTTCTTTCTCTTCCTTTTGTCACTCTTGTCTGTGTTGCTCTTGTTTCACCGTCTTCTCTTCTGTTTGTCTTGCTGTTGTTTCTTTTCTCACTACAACACGAACATTCAACAACAAACAACATACAACAAACTACAACAACTACCTTCAACTAGCATGTTCTTGATCGAGTGAAGTCCGTGACCTACAAACAACAAACTACAACAACTACGTTCAACAACATACAAGAAACAGTCATCAAGGTAAGAAAATATGGATTAGGAAAATACGGatgaagtaaaaaaattattgttaagaaaatatggattatgaaaattagaaagaattatagttaaaataaaatattgttaagaaaatatggattatgaaaattagaaagaattatagttaaaaataaaatatggatgaagtaaaaaaaattattgttaagaaaatatggattatgaaaattagaaagaattatagttaaaataaaatatggatgaaataaaaaaaattaagttgagaaaatatggattatgaaaattagaaagaattatagttaaaataaaatattgttaagaAAATATGGATTAGGAAAATTAGAAAGAattatagttaaaataaaatatggatgaagtaaaaaatattattgttaagaaaatatggattatgaaaattagaaagaattatagttaaaataaaatatggatgaagtaaaaaaaatttaagttgaGAAAATATGGATTAGGAAAATTAGAAAGAattatagttaaaataaaatatggatgaagtaaaaaaacatttagttgagaaaatataattatgacaAGTTTTATAGAATTATGAAAATAAgttttttgattttgaaaaagtgtATAGAATTTTAGTTACAAATCCCCTTTTGTCATGTTAGGAAGAAAACATCAacaatgtcttcctcatcaagtgaTGAAGTTGATGAAGCTATAGAAGAAATGGTCGACCAAGTAGTTGATAATTACATCGACTCAATAGTTGAGGTTCAAGCCAACAAGCCGAAAAGACGAGCTTATATCGACATAGATCAGGAACAAGGACACAATCAactatggaatgattatttcaagGAAAATCCTACATACCCACCGGAAATGTTTAGGAggcgttttcgaatgaacaagccattgttccttCGCAAACGTATAAGTAATGAAGTTCCATACTTTCAGCAAAGACGAAATGCTCACGGAAGGAACGGGCTAtctgcacttcaaaagtgtacggcagctatacgtatgctggcatatggtcaatcgagagatacatatgacgaatatctccgacttggtgacaGTACATCACGTTTGTGTTTGGCAAATTTCACTGATGCAATAATAGAattgtttggagatgagtatctacgaaaACCTACTGTCgaggatcttcaacgattaCTCGATGTTGGAGAGGTACGGGGGTTTCCGGGGATGATAggcagcatcgactgtatgcattgggagtggaaaaactgtCCAACTGCTTGGAAAGGTCAGTTCACACGTGGttcaggaaagccgacaattgtcttagaagccgtggcatcacaagatctttggatatggcacgcatttttcggcttaccaggtaccctcaatgatatcaatgttcttgatcggtcacctgtttttgatgacatcttacatggtcgagcacctaaagttaagttcaaggtcaacaaccacacttatcgtatGGCCTACTATCTTGCTGACGGAATTTATCCAAACTGATCAACATTTatcccacttcctcaaggtcctaaagtCGAGAAATTTGCAGAAAAGCAAGAATCCGCCAtaaaagatgtcgaacgggcttttgaagtattgcaatcgaggtttgcaattgttaaaaacccagctctacaatgggacaaggaaaagataggaaagataatgagaacttgtgtcatattgcacaatatAATAGTAGAGAACGAATGACACGGATATGCTCAAATTGTAACTTCTGAGTTCGAGTCAAGAGAATCAAGCAGAAGTTCGAGGGTGACACGGAGAGAAAGTATTCATGCCGGTGATATGTTAGGCATGCGCAGAGAAGTTCGAGATCCAGAGAAGCATGCtcgtttgaaagctgatttagtgGAAAATATATGGCAAAAGTTTGGTGATGAAAATGAATAAGCTTTGTATGTTATTGAATTTCTTGATTTATGTAATCTACTcttaatgtattgaataaaaagttttaaaatatttataatatattttaatattttattcatgtattctgaatatttttaaatttttaaaaaataaaataaatattattattttattcctatgaACTCCTTCTTGAGGTTCACCAATATAGAAAACAACAAATACAGGTTCGTAACTATTCATAGACtcaccaaaaaatattaaaaaatctttGTGAACCCCGGGGGGTTCACCAATGTTCATGCTCTTAGGGGTTTGGTTTCTATAATAACAAGACTTTTGGTAACGAGTTCGACCCCTGCTCCcatattattatctttttcttttagtCTTATTTTTCTTCAGGATAATAGTATAGTAGTCACTAATAACGATTTGACATGAATAAGTTTAGTTACCTTTTCTAACAACTTAGTTTCTTTTACTACAACACTATATTAAATGGTATATGTtattgtttgacaaaaaaatggtatatattattaataaactatcaatactattaaaagagaaggagtcctaaaaaatctacttaaaacaaGTCATAGTTAGACCATTTCATTTAACTAGAATTCCTATTATTTCTCATACTACTAACTTCATTATTCTTCATTAAAGACAAATTAGTCATAAAAAATGATACTAACCTAATTCTCTACATATACATTTACTATATACACATTATTCcatcataattattttgtgttattattaaataatgtcCACcctatatttgtatatatggttacttgtgatttatttaatagtaaatatcTTCGGAGACTATAAACATAATACAATAtctattgtaaaaaaaattgcatcTTTTACAGAGATCAACCATTATTTTATACCAATCTTATTAACTAAACTGATTTCATTAACCATGTTATATATATGAACACTTCAGCATTATCATTCACAAACTAAACGATGTTTGTCACAACTTAATATTCCAAATTGGTTGTACCATTTAATACCAAACCAGTTCCTATACGAATCCATATATATGATTATGGTCTACATAAAACCGGTTCAATCTTTCCATCTCCTATATTTTCAGAAAATGGCTATTTATCTTTGGTTCCGTTAAATATTTAGTCTAACCAATTATAAATCGGTTAGTGATAACttctaaaaactttaaaaacacATTGTTATTTATTAACACTATATTGATACTTTAAAATAGGTTAGCAATAGAATTGTGTTTTAGAACAAAATtcacttattttaaaacataatattattttgaaaatagttttgatactatgtgttatattaaacatagttatatatatattttaaaaaaaataattatatacataatttatacttttggttaactaaattttttatcaaccaaataaaaatattcgggTATTCAAGTTTTCGAGTTATccggtttataaatagtatttttaggatatttggtttttaaaattgaatgtaattaatatttttaaatatataatttttatttgaaaattcagATACTCATTTGgttctcggtttggtttcaaTTTTTCAGTCATAGATATATGGTTTGCTCTATTATTTATGCAATTCAGttcaattttagtttttcaGTTTAGTACGTATTGGTCCGTGTTTTTGGATAAATGTGCTCAAACTTATACATtatcttatatagaaatttgtttaaaatatatttaattacaaaaacaaatccGCGCTTTtcaagcgcggatcaaaatctagtttaactaattaaatcctgattattttttaagctgattttttttcttgactcTCTCCTCCCTCCCCCCTCCACAGTCTCCCACATGTTCACGTTTTCtctatttcttcatttttcGAAATATCCTAAATTGGGTTTCTAATATTCTATGAGACATTTCTCAAAATGAAATTAGTGTTAATGTTAACCTTTTATCATATGTATTGATAATTGATATATTATACAATTTATggtcttcttcttattctttaaaaaaaagatagaatTAAGAATCAATCAAATGAATTGTcaatggaattttttttttttgtgcaactgtCAATGGAATACAAACCAACTAAAACGTGGTTATTCACAATTGATCAATGGTTCTGtcagaaaaaaacatttgtcatatatatgggGCATTATTTTTTGGATTCGCGGACCAGCCCTGTACATACGACGCGCGATATAAGAAACTGCAAGCTTTTGATAATAATTTCAACTCCCTATTTTATGTCAAAAAGAGAACAAAAGTTGGAAAGTTGGGCATGGTGGTGCATCAAACGTTGAGCACTGGTGGTGAAAGATGCAATTATTTGATTTAGAAAGGTTAATATAAGATTACCAAAAAGATAATCTCAAACTTTATTAAATCATTCAAAAACGAAAAAGTTAGCAGCCACTAGACGATAATGCAATTaggtttaaataaattaaaaacagagCCACAGTGGTCGGAGGCATGTCTTTGAGTTGGCTATTTTGTTTATTAACGTGGTTTTAAAATTCACGTGGGTCTCAATTATTAACCCAAAATTCATCATTGAACGAAACCTTTTAAAATCGAATGAAATCAACAGCATTTGATTTCTTCAATATCATATGGTTTGTTTATTCTTGTAATATATTGATCATGTCGAGAGAATCTTGAAACTTGTTTTCTATATCAATTCAACTTGTGATTCAATATATCGAAATTATAGGAAGAAACCCACAATTGTGTAATCATCCAAGAACATTACTCACATGTGGTGGGTACATAAAGACAAGTTTAAAGACACACATCATTGCATGCTTTGTTGCCGAATCTGAAATGAACTCATCACATTGctctaatattttaaataatttaaaaaataacatttcatCTTACAAACTTTGGGCTTTcccatttttaacaaaaatcgtTCTCTGAGCCATTAAAAgcttgttataaatcattaaaaagTACGAATATTTCAATAACATAGAATCTATTTTCGCTAAATCATTAACTCAACAACTAGCAACACCACAAACTAATAATAGATTATTTTCTTCACAAGACTTTTAGCAAAAAATATTATCCAATTCTGcatatagtgtttttttttaaatgctagAAACTTGTGTTGTAGTTTTTCAATTTGTCAAAGTAATCAGGCTAAAAAAGATGTAGAAAATATCAGCAGAGAATTTGCAAAGCACGTAAGATCTGACTGATTGTTAGGTCGTTTTCGTTACATAAATTTAAAGGTCAACGTAGGCCCAGAAAATTATGTATGTGGTCGTCACATCCGAAAAATCTCCCCACCTCCTTTTCTCATTCTCACCAGAAAAGTTCGTTGCCTAccaaaaagaaattcaaaacaCCCCAATAAATTAAGTAAActttaattaaaatgttaattaataataattaaaaaaagctTTTAAGTGTGTCGTCGTCCCTTCGGAAAAAAATGACGAACACACAGAAACCTAAAAAGCTTTCACGTAATAttgcttctctctcttctttcctttttcatGGCCAATATGGAACCAATCAGCTTCTCTCTGGCCATCATCAGATCTTCTTGAAgctgccttcttcttcttcttcttcctttttatcTTCTATATTTTTAGATTCTTATAATCTGTCACAAGAATGGCTCAGTCCTGTCTTAAGATCGTTCGACTAAACAATCTCAAGAACAGAGTGAACCGTCGGATTTTGATTCTCCGTCGATTCACGCGTCTTCTCTGGAGCAGAATCGTCGCTTGCGCTCCCAGAAAATCACGGAGATATCTTTTGCTGTCACGCGCCGCCACTCCTTCTCCCTCTGTCTCTCGTCCTCAACCTCCTCCGATCACCTCCCTTGATGCCTCTGGCGGTGAGGCCGTACGCCGCATATCGGTACGCGAACACGATAATATTCACCGGAGATCGGATTCTGATCTGGTTTCTCTCAAAATCAGCCTCTTAGGAGATCCCGAGATCGGAAAAACTTGCTTCCTGGTTAGTATACAAAAAAATCCACTTACGTCTGTTTCGAAATTTCGAATATTAGAAGTCATAATCATACAAAAGTCACTAAAATTCAGACGTTTGATTTCTAAGATATCAATCAAACTAAAGTGTTGGTAGTCACTTTAGTTTGGTCTGTAATATATATAACTGATTAGTCTATTGTGTTCCCGgttcaaattttatttcatacgtaatgttatttttgaaaacaaaatttcgAAAAACTAATTTCAACGATCGATAAAAAAGCATATAATCAATATCTATTTCCAGTGGTAGAAATAAAGTcgggaattttaaaaatattaacaagtGATTTTTGATTATGAAGGCCAAATATGTTGGTGAAGATAAAGAAGTTGAAATGAGAATATTGGACAAAGGGATCAGTTGTACGGACAAGATGTTATCCATGGGAGGTGCTCGCATCTCCTACAGTATCTGGGAACTAGAAGGTAATCAATTAAATAACATTACGACTATTTGTTACTACGATGTGATTTGGTGGACGATTAGTTAgcttaattagatttttatttttgaacattttgCAGGAGCTGAGAGATCACGGGATCTAATACCCACAGCTTGCAAGGACTCTGTAGCTATTCTCTTCATGTTCGATCTAACTAGTCGTTGCACACTTAACAGGTGATTTTACTATTAAGGCTTTGAaacattaattttgataaattattcTGAATTTGAAGCTAAATTCTTCCTTTATCTTTATCATTATGCAGTGTAATCAGCTGGTATCAACAAGCTAGAATGTCTAATCAGGTGAGATCTCAAACATATCACTATCATTACCAATTCAGTCTCTTTATAATTAGTCTTGGTATGTGGATTCTGAATTGTTGATTAATCAAAATAGGTTTAATTCAGAGTTTTGAATCCAAATCGAGTTATAGAACTCATGTGTAAGATTTAAATTTACTTGAAGGCCTGATTCTGAGATTTAGTGTGCCATAAACATTTTAAGTTAAATCTATAGTTTGTTGATGAGGCAAAGCAACACATTTATGCTgttttatgttatattatatgtaGACGGCGATTCCAGTTATGGTAGGAACCAAATTtgatgagttcattcagcttcCTATTGATCTTCAATGGACTATTGCTAGCCAGGCGAGAACCTACGCGAAGGCGCTAAACGCGACGCTCTTCTTCTCGAGTGCTTCATACAACATAAACGTAAATAAGATCTTCAAGTTTGTCACGGCGAAGCTCTTCGACTTACCATGGACTGTGGAGCGGAATCTCACCATTGGTGAACCACTCATTGACTTCTAGCATCTTCCAAAACATATATGtaggtatatatatttttcattcacCACCGCCTTGTGATTGATCGGACCACCGTTTCTAGCCGTCTATAAAGCATGGAGACATGATGCGGCGGAGATTTCGCCCGCATTCTTCaatattatatgtttcttttaaaacaaacatcaagaaaaaaaaaagaaaaaggtattGAGAGAAAAGTGGCAAGAgcagaaaaaaagagaagtcGTGAattttttcttgattcttttgtAATCTTTCTTTCGATAACCACCGGAGACATTTGGTTCCAGTAAATTCTAAATagtgttctaatttttttttctatagtaAAGTATCATTAGCATAGAACTGAACTCCATTATATAGCTACTTTATtttaagtaaaataataaaGTGATCTAGtcgaaatatataaaaaataaaaaaataaaaaaatctgtgAATATATCACTTTATTAAGTACAAAAACTTCAAAGTCACTCTCTAATGTTTACcactaaaatagtttttttttcttttttgtcatcACCACTAAAATAGTTATTACACGAATATCCCCTATAAAGTGCTCTCTATCTTTAAGCTGACGACATTTCTGCACATAACACATCCAAtagtttcaactttcaagtgTCATCATCTTTTTGTAACGGCTAAACGTTATAACAAAAAGGGTCAACTTTATTCGAAGTTGCCATTCTCACGCAACATCAAATTGCTCAAGTTCAACGAACATAACATACCTCCCCCCCTCTTAAATATAGCTTGTATTAGGGTTACAAATTAATCAAGATACATCAAATTATTTCCCTTTTAAGAATTTTGGTTTTGAACTATTTAATTATTCTTTGAACTAGCAAGGCCAAAAAAATCAGATGGCCAACCCTTTAtggattttgatttaatttataaaattagtttttgtaATCATCGTGGTTTAGTGTTGTTTTGTCTAAGTTTGATTCGACAtcatgaaatatttttacataaacGTATACTATATCAGTACTaccaatattattattttttggttcaatGTTTTTAACTTGCATAAATGCATTTGGTGGAAAGCAATGTCTCagctaaaatttaaataaatgccTGCAAATCAACTATACTTTGGGTCAAATCTCATCTAAGCTTATTAATGggttaaaataattgataaaagcATCATTGAAaagaataaaatcatataaatcttAAGTCTAAAACATCCTCATTGGAAGAAAAAATGTAAATGTTTTGCTTACTACTTATATGACTGTATTATTAACCACATTTATCGATCGGCCAAA is a genomic window of Brassica napus cultivar Da-Ae chromosome A5 unlocalized genomic scaffold, Da-Ae chrA05_Random_34, whole genome shotgun sequence containing:
- the LOC125594284 gene encoding uncharacterized protein LOC125594284, with translation MSSSSSDEVDEAIEEMVDQVVDNYIDSIVEVQANKPKRRAYIDIDQEQGHNQLWNDYFKENPTYPPEMFRRRFRMNKPLFLRKRISNEVPYFQQRRNAHGRNGLSALQKCTNCLEMSIYENLLSRIFNDYSMLERYGGFRG
- the LOC125594285 gene encoding septum-promoting GTP-binding protein 1-like, which produces MAQSCLKIVRLNNLKNRVNRRILILRRFTRLLWSRIVACAPRKSRRYLLLSRAATPSPSVSRPQPPPITSLDASGGEAVRRISVREHDNIHRRSDSDLVSLKISLLGDPEIGKTCFLAKYVGEDKEVEMRILDKGISCTDKMLSMGGARISYSIWELEGAERSRDLIPTACKDSVAILFMFDLTSRCTLNSVISWYQQARMSNQTAIPVMVGTKFDEFIQLPIDLQWTIASQARTYAKALNATLFFSSASYNINVNKIFKFVTAKLFDLPWTVERNLTIGEPLIDF